A region of Piscinibacter gummiphilus DNA encodes the following proteins:
- a CDS encoding Bug family tripartite tricarboxylate transporter substrate binding protein — translation MRNPSSTFHRRTVAALFAAAGLGLTLAPAIVQAQSWPTKPVTIVVPFPVGGGTDAFARPLAPPLGKLLGQQIVLDNRGGAGGNLGAGIASKAAPDGYTWFMGGVHHAIAPSIYPKLDYNLTNDFVPVAMISSVPQVIVVNPKNIPATDLKGLIAYLKANPGKVTYGSAGNGSSHHLAGELFKAQTKTFITHIPYRGTGPALQDLIGGQVDMMFDGLGSSAPHIRSGRLRAIAVASDKPAPGFPDIPTTIQAGLPSYQVATWYGLWAVRGTPAPAMEKMSTELRNALHSKEVIATWNSIGAEPPTLAGKAFADFVAAESQRWAAVVKEGKIKLD, via the coding sequence ATGCGGAACCCCTCGTCCACGTTCCATCGCCGCACCGTCGCGGCGCTTTTCGCGGCAGCCGGCCTGGGCCTGACCCTGGCCCCCGCGATCGTCCAGGCCCAGTCCTGGCCCACGAAGCCGGTCACGATCGTGGTGCCCTTCCCGGTGGGCGGCGGCACGGACGCCTTCGCGCGCCCGCTGGCCCCGCCCCTCGGCAAGCTGCTGGGCCAGCAGATCGTCCTCGACAACCGCGGCGGCGCCGGCGGCAACCTGGGGGCCGGCATCGCGTCCAAGGCCGCACCCGATGGCTACACCTGGTTCATGGGCGGCGTGCACCACGCGATCGCACCGTCCATCTACCCGAAGCTCGACTACAACCTCACGAACGACTTCGTGCCGGTCGCGATGATCTCGAGCGTGCCGCAGGTGATCGTCGTGAACCCGAAGAACATCCCGGCCACGGACCTCAAGGGCCTCATCGCGTACCTGAAGGCGAACCCCGGCAAGGTGACGTACGGCTCGGCCGGCAACGGCTCGTCCCACCACCTGGCCGGTGAACTGTTCAAGGCGCAGACGAAGACGTTCATCACCCACATCCCCTACCGCGGCACGGGCCCGGCCCTGCAGGACCTGATCGGCGGCCAGGTGGACATGATGTTCGACGGCCTCGGCTCGTCCGCGCCGCACATCCGCAGCGGCCGCCTGCGCGCCATCGCCGTCGCGAGCGACAAGCCGGCGCCGGGTTTCCCGGACATCCCGACCACGATCCAGGCGGGCCTGCCGAGCTACCAGGTGGCCACGTGGTACGGCCTGTGGGCCGTGCGCGGCACGCCGGCGCCTGCGATGGAAAAGATGTCGACGGAACTGCGCAACGCGCTGCATTCCAAGGAGGTGATCGCGACCTGGAACAGCATCGGCGCCGAGCCGCCGACGCTCGCGGGCAAGGCGTTCGCGGACTTCGTCGCGGCCGAATCCCAGCGCTGGGCCGCGGTGGTGAAGGAAGGCAAGATCAAGCTGGACTGA
- a CDS encoding acyl-CoA dehydrogenase family protein, producing the protein MALTFKRSWTDEDLDLYRDSVGRFLEAEMVPGDEDARHRGNVGHALWRHAGELGFLCSDIPEEWGGAGGDFRHEAVLCEEMARRGLTGMGTSVHAIVAHYLLNHGTPDQKARYLPRLAKGELVGAIAMTEPGTGSDLQAIRTRAERRGDTYVLNGSKTFITNGFLAGLVLVVAKTDPAQAARGTSILIVETKDLPGYRVGRVLDKVGLKAQDTSELFFDDVVVPAANLLGGQEGQGFFQLMGDLPYERLIIGVLAQASMEGAYAATLDYVRERKAFGKPVAEFQNTRFKLAEIATTLTVGRAFIDRCVDQLLAGQLDTATASMAKLWASEAQGRVVDECVQLFGGYGYMNEYLIGRMYTDARVQRIYGGTSEVMKEVISRAL; encoded by the coding sequence ATGGCATTGACATTCAAGCGGTCCTGGACCGACGAAGACCTCGACCTCTACCGCGACTCGGTGGGCCGTTTCCTCGAGGCCGAGATGGTGCCCGGCGACGAGGACGCCCGCCACCGCGGCAACGTGGGCCACGCGCTGTGGCGCCATGCCGGCGAACTCGGCTTCCTGTGCAGCGACATCCCCGAGGAATGGGGCGGCGCCGGCGGTGACTTCCGCCACGAGGCGGTGCTTTGCGAGGAGATGGCCCGCCGCGGCCTCACCGGCATGGGCACGTCCGTGCATGCCATCGTCGCGCACTACCTGCTCAACCACGGCACGCCCGACCAGAAGGCGCGCTACCTGCCGCGCCTCGCGAAGGGCGAGCTGGTGGGCGCCATCGCGATGACGGAACCGGGCACGGGCTCGGACCTGCAGGCCATCCGCACGCGCGCCGAGCGGCGTGGCGACACCTACGTGCTCAACGGCAGCAAGACCTTCATCACGAACGGCTTCCTCGCCGGGCTGGTGCTGGTGGTCGCGAAGACCGACCCCGCGCAGGCCGCGCGCGGCACGTCCATCCTGATCGTCGAGACGAAGGACCTGCCCGGCTACCGCGTGGGCCGCGTGCTCGACAAGGTGGGCCTGAAGGCGCAGGACACCTCCGAACTGTTCTTCGACGACGTGGTGGTGCCGGCCGCGAACCTGCTGGGCGGCCAGGAGGGGCAGGGCTTCTTCCAGCTGATGGGCGACCTGCCGTACGAGCGGCTCATCATCGGCGTGCTGGCGCAGGCGTCGATGGAAGGCGCGTACGCGGCGACCCTCGACTACGTGCGCGAACGAAAGGCCTTCGGCAAACCCGTCGCGGAGTTCCAGAACACCCGTTTCAAGCTCGCCGAGATCGCCACCACGCTCACCGTGGGCCGCGCGTTCATCGACCGCTGCGTCGATCAACTGCTGGCCGGCCAGCTCGACACCGCCACGGCGTCGATGGCCAAGCTGTGGGCCTCGGAGGCGCAGGGGCGCGTGGTCGACGAATGCGTGCAGCTCTTCGGCGGCTATGGCTACATGAACGAGTACCTGATCGGCCGCATGTACACCGACGCGCGCGTGCAGCGCATCTACGGTGGCACCAGCGAGGTGATGAAGGAAGTCATCTCCCGCGCACTCTAG